In Halanaeroarchaeum sp. HSR-CO, one DNA window encodes the following:
- a CDS encoding CoA pyrophosphatase: MDLGRVAEHTPRIIEDEDRDAAVLVPVIRRPDGHYLLFIKRGDHLGEHPGQMGFPGGGHEPSDDDLSETAVREAGEEVGLQRDEIAFVGRLDDTRTTSRYAVTPYVARIPDRTYRPDEREVSEVAILPIDALTDPANYEVERREHPRYGEVFVHFFRVDGYTVWGATGRMLVQFLELATDWRPPSGVEHVVDPEADLRTGGP; this comes from the coding sequence ATGGACCTGGGTCGGGTGGCCGAACACACACCCCGGATCATCGAGGACGAGGACCGCGACGCGGCGGTACTCGTCCCCGTCATCCGGCGGCCCGACGGCCATTACCTGCTGTTCATCAAGCGTGGCGATCACCTCGGGGAACACCCCGGACAGATGGGGTTTCCGGGTGGTGGCCACGAACCGAGCGACGACGATCTCAGCGAGACCGCCGTCCGTGAGGCGGGCGAGGAGGTGGGACTCCAGCGGGACGAGATAGCGTTCGTCGGCCGACTCGACGATACCAGGACGACGTCTCGATACGCGGTGACTCCATACGTGGCCCGGATCCCGGACCGCACCTATCGACCCGACGAGCGAGAGGTCTCCGAGGTCGCCATTCTGCCTATCGATGCGCTGACCGACCCCGCGAACTACGAGGTCGAACGGCGCGAACATCCCCGCTATGGCGAGGTGTTCGTTCACTTCTTCAGGGTAGACGGCTACACCGTCTGGGGGGCCACTGGGCGGATGCTCGTCCAGTTCCTCGAACTCGCGACGGACTGGCGGCCACCCAGCGGCGTCGAACACGTCGTCGATCCGGAGGCCGACCTCCGGACCGGCGGTCCGTGA
- a CDS encoding Hsp20/alpha crystallin family protein — MTSNVPLTRPVKRIGDAVVDTVGQVASRFHEATPLRSDLLENPEAYLVIFDAPGATITDVQVWYEAGGIEVRVDRFRTFHEGYEMRFPGRGLALEGRADLPEDAIVDLERTQATLKEDGTLHVRLPKAGEDDVDDSDA, encoded by the coding sequence ATGACCAGTAACGTGCCCCTCACCCGTCCCGTCAAACGCATCGGGGACGCCGTCGTCGACACCGTCGGCCAGGTCGCGTCGCGCTTCCACGAAGCAACGCCGCTGCGCTCGGACCTCCTCGAGAACCCGGAGGCCTACCTCGTCATCTTCGACGCCCCGGGTGCCACGATCACCGACGTCCAGGTATGGTACGAGGCCGGTGGAATCGAGGTCCGCGTCGATCGATTCAGGACCTTCCACGAGGGCTACGAGATGCGATTCCCGGGCCGCGGGCTCGCACTGGAAGGACGCGCAGATCTTCCCGAGGACGCTATCGTCGACCTGGAGCGAACGCAGGCGACGCTCAAGGAGGACGGGACACTCCACGTCCGATTGCCGAAAGCCGGCGAGGACGACGTCGACGACAGCGACGCCTGA
- a CDS encoding luciferase, with amino-acid sequence MLSSREAIGQTCAETGTRTLVEETCLDGVALKPTEVDIDSAHEVPLGTFTVDYEGHEHVPDVATLERLAADREVRVTVPVRADGFDPLGDSSAFEALPETVEIVFVAGNPAYLEEHEQQRAVAPRLGAAVERVSNAWVGTEGIERLALATGATQFELLSRTTERTVHALRSAGFGGDVAVYAPTVLSDDEDAILDAVGAYVSRRKPVARALPDDAPTDSTATGRARSVLLDAATDYALVGSRERVHAHVESLREAGVDTVVGYPARGLDEFVG; translated from the coding sequence ATGTTGAGTAGCCGAGAGGCCATCGGCCAGACCTGCGCGGAGACCGGTACGAGAACGCTCGTCGAGGAAACCTGTCTCGACGGGGTCGCCCTCAAACCGACGGAGGTCGACATCGATAGCGCCCACGAGGTCCCGCTGGGGACGTTCACTGTGGACTACGAGGGACACGAGCACGTCCCCGACGTGGCGACGCTCGAGCGACTGGCGGCAGACCGGGAGGTCCGCGTAACGGTCCCCGTCCGCGCCGACGGGTTCGACCCGCTCGGTGATTCGAGCGCCTTCGAGGCGCTGCCAGAGACGGTCGAGATCGTCTTCGTCGCCGGGAATCCCGCCTACCTCGAGGAGCACGAGCAGCAACGAGCGGTCGCCCCACGACTCGGCGCGGCCGTCGAACGGGTCTCGAACGCCTGGGTCGGCACGGAGGGTATCGAACGTCTCGCGCTCGCCACCGGGGCGACGCAGTTCGAACTCCTCTCGCGGACCACCGAGCGGACCGTCCACGCGCTCCGGTCGGCTGGCTTCGGTGGCGACGTCGCGGTGTACGCGCCGACCGTGTTGTCCGACGACGAGGACGCGATCCTCGACGCCGTCGGCGCGTACGTCTCGCGTCGGAAACCCGTCGCCCGGGCGCTGCCCGACGACGCACCCACCGACAGCACCGCGACGGGACGGGCTCGCTCGGTGCTTCTGGACGCAGCGACGGACTACGCGCTCGTCGGTTCGCGAGAGCGCGTTCACGCGCACGTCGAATCGCTGCGAGAAGCCGGCGTCGACACCGTCGTCGGCTACCCCGCACGGGGCCTCGACGAGTTCGTCGGCTGA